Part of the Anopheles gambiae chromosome 3, idAnoGambNW_F1_1, whole genome shotgun sequence genome is shown below.
TGTACCAACCGGATATGGCGTgtaatcaaaaacaaacagtagcaaagcagcaaagcaaaaaaaagccaacaaaacaacaccattCAACGTACTGCATCAGCCGCCCGCCTAAACCATTCTTCCAAGCGCTCACAGTAAACAAACAGCGCCTGTACAGCGCTCCAGCAATCCCTTTATTTCAATTGAAGCTAATCACGGCAGCGGTCTCCCGTGGACGACCTCCGCGCGTACACGGTGCGATACTATCTGTGAACCCTCAGCAAACACAACACCGAAACCATAGGATGGCCTCTGCCGTTGTATTCAATGTACCTTCATCCACTGGGAAGGTACCACAAGATGTGACGATTTTGCACTGCGTCACAACTGCAACTGGGGCAATGTTTTCGAACGTGCTCCAGAGATAAGCGGGGTTGGGgcagcgcgtgtgtgtttgtgtgtgtgtgtctgtgctggCGGAGGACATCAACATATTGGTCACTTTATGCCCAGGCAGGGAGTCCAAACGATGGGATGAAGTAATAATCTTCATCAAGCATACGCGGCAGGGTTGTTTCGCACTGTGGTGTACAGGGAAGGTCACGAGAGCACTATGAGGCAAACTACGGTATGTTTAATGTGTTGAAGAACTCTAAAAATGATAGATCTTTAatgagaatgttttttttttctctgaaGATGTCTAGAGTACATTTTAGAATCTCTGACCTTGAATGATCTCAATAGTTAAACCACAAGAAATTGAAACATGTAAGATCTTAAAGATTTGGAAGAATTTGGAAAAAGCCTAACAGGATACTGACATACAAAATCACCCATTTATATCTGTAACTTCAACCCATCTCCTCAAGCATTACTGACCATCTCCAATATCTTCAACATGACATCAAATTATGGCCATCGCCATGCCCACCATTCGGTCCAAATAAATCCCGCACGCCAATTGACTGCCACCCAAGTGCGGCCGAATAGCAGCGCGGTCGGAACTGGCACGCTGCAACGCACAGTCACAGTGCCACAGTGCAAAGGGTGGCATTAACAGCGTCCAGCAACGTCCGCCACAGAATGATACCGCCCGACCGGACCGGATGGAGCGGGCCCCCACTGagcgtgtgtgcttgtgcctGTGAGTGTCCATTTCGGTATTAAAATTGATAATCCATTCGCTGGCCCCAGGTCCGCCAGTGCGACTGGCTGCTCAGGTTGTTCGTGCTCGGTCGTACACGGGCGTGCGCAAAAACGATGTGCGTTCACGGAAGTTTAATTGTACCGCTGGTACTGATCGTGGCGTTAACGCTCGGGCCTGCACTATCGGCCAGTCCGTCCGGGTCGGTGGTCAAGGTTGAGCagacggaacggaacggcaccagcaccatcaccacagcCGCCGATGTCTTGGAGCGGCGGCCAGCGCCGGAGTTTGAAGATGTCGCGAGCGCGAATGAACATCACCCGCGACCGAGGCGCCGTACGAGAGAGGAAAAGAACAACATTGAATCAAGTAGCCGCGTACGCTTGCTCGGTAGCCCGGGACAACCCACTCTCATATGCGTACTCTTGTCGTGCAGGTATATCGCTCTGGGAGTGGCTGAAGGGACGCGACAAACCCGAGGACAACTGCATGCTGATGGCGATCGGTGGTGTGGCGAGCGGTGGCGCACTGACCGGAGCGTTCGTTGGAGCGGGCATTGGGAGCATCTTCACCGGGCCGGGCGCAATCGTGGGCGGCATCATCGGGGGGCTGGTCGGTGTGTTCGGTGGGCTTAGTGTGGGCGCTCGGGCCGGTGCGGTGGCGTGTGAAAATGTCTGACCCCGTGTCTGACCGTTGGTTGCGCTTTTCTGGAGCAATAAAATTCGTTTAAGTGGAAAACCAAGAGctctgtgtgtgcatgtgagtgtgtgtagtgtgGTTTGGAAACCGG
Proteins encoded:
- the LOC133393638 gene encoding uncharacterized protein LOC133393638; translated protein: MCVHGSLIVPLVLIVALTLGPALSASPSGSVVKVEQTERNGTSTITTAADVLERRPAPEFEDVASANEHHPRPRRRTREEKNNIESSISLWEWLKGRDKPEDNCMLMAIGGVASGGALTGAFVGAGIGSIFTGPGAIVGGIIGGLVGVFGGLSVGARAGAVACENV